The sequence below is a genomic window from Dermacentor albipictus isolate Rhodes 1998 colony chromosome 2, USDA_Dalb.pri_finalv2, whole genome shotgun sequence.
CACGAAGCCCTGGACGCTTTCTGTTTTAAGGTAGAGTTgtacgctacgcacgttttcggcaccgcactgACGTCGAGCTACTAGTGTAGTTTCGACGCTGTACATGGCACGCGTGTTTGCAGCAGCTCGCATGCCCTGCTGCTGCAAGcacgcgtgcttttttttttcggagctcTTTCCGGCGCGCGCCCACGCGTGCGACCGACCCTTCCGAAAGGTTTCGCGACTAATCTGCTAGCGCAGAGCGCATGCGCAGGGCTCACTCAGGCATATCATAGCGAGTCATCTGTTTCCTAAAACGGAAGGAAAGAAGGTAACACAGAACAgtcaacgcataaaaaaaaactcagaTCGCGCTTCACTAAAGAAGCGTATTGACAAACGCATTCATGGACAACAAGATCACAAAGTCCATGTGTCGGCACTTGTTGGAGCGGTTGGCGAATGACCAGATTTACACAAAAACAACACCGTGCAAGATTTGTCATGATCGACACTTAACACAAGCTGTTGCGATAGGCATATCCCTCCGCCTACCTGGTACCATGGTCTACCTGCCGTGGCAACGTTAGACCACAGATTAGATGAAAATGCAGCAAACACCACAATAGTTCAACAAGGTTTATTTGCATGGTGGCAGACGAGCGCTCTCTGAGCAAAAATATTGTACCACTTTTTCATCGCGGACTACTCCTTTGAGCTCTTACGTAGCTTCTGCATATTGCGAATCTGGCGTGCGCGCATACCGTCCAACGCTTCCGCTTTCTAACGCCGCACTCGCTTCTCGATGGACTTCTCATTTATTACATTTATACTTAGGCATGTCGTAAGAGCTCGCTGAGCCAGAGCCTAGGCAAAcgacttgctactgcttaccacgATATACCACAATACCGCTTACCACAATACCAGTATCTCAGACCACAATTCCTTGTGATTCTGTCCTCACCTACCTAAGGACGCACGATCGAGGTCTACAAGGACAAATCAGACTGCAGAAATCCTGCCGGTTACAAAACCAACAAGGGCTCTTTGCacacagttttctttttgttcaataACAAAAACTCAAGGGGTGACGAAGTTGGCGGCGACTGTATCGACGGGAATCTGTCTGCCCACTGTATCATAATAATGCCACAGAATTCTACTGCCACATGTGAAATATTAGATGCTCGCACTTTGAGGCTAGAAAACTCGCATTTTCCAAATCTACCTATAGTATTTGGCCAGACTAAAGTTTGAAACAGAGTAATCAAAGGACCTAAACTGATGCAGAGGTATCGGTGGATGCTGGGATTGTCGCGACTGGGATGTAGGGGCGCTGAGACGGGGATCTAGTTAATACTTTAGACCCTCATTTTTTCCGGGCGCCCGAACGCTTGTAGAACCCTTCAAATCCAGTTCGATCGATCTCGTCAAAGTTGCGTTTGTTGAAACCTTCGAAGCCATTTCTGTCGATCTCGTCGAAGTTGCGCTTGTAAAAACCAGGCCATCCGGCGTGATCAATTTCATCAAACTCGCCGTGGCCATATCCGCGCTTCTGCAGGCGTAGCTGGTCGCCGCCGAAGGTCAATCCGCTTAAGGAGTCAAACCTGCGAATCAAAGGGTAGGAGAGGCATAGGGAtatggcaaatgcattggcatgGTTAGGTGCAGTTCTTTACTTAAGATTAATTTTAAAATGTATTCATCGCTACGTAGAAAACAAGATACAGGCTGGAGGCACTGCTACTTCTTGCGGTATTCCTGACATTGTTTACTTTTAGCAAATAAACATTTGTTGAGCAGTATACTTATACCAATGCGATTTTCGATACCGTGATCTTCAAACAATTGTTGAAGATGTATTAATGAAAAATATTATGCTTTAATAGCAGAACTTGCAGCGCAAAAATATTCCAGTTTTTGGAAATAATTTTCGTTGTAATAACCTTCAGTCTTATCGGTATTTAAGGGTTTGGGATCCCGCCGTCTCCACAGTGGCTTATTAGCCCTGGCATTGTGGTCATCAGGGGATGTATTCTGGAAGAGTTcacctagtggaaatgtccatttcgCCTGCTGTTGAAGTTATGATTGGCTATGGCACCTGGCTGCTGTAGACGCgaagcccagcccagccaattagaacttcagcagcagatgaaatggacatttgTACTAGGTGGACCCtcacagaatacctccccagcaTGACTCCACACCTTTCAGGCGCGGCTGTGGCAATGGGATTCTCATGGTGCCGGATTGCAAAACCACTCGCGCACCGGACTTTGACTATGCGTTGTAGAACCACGGATGGTGGAAATTCACACGAATACTCGTGTCTTGAACATGTCATTTTAGGTCCCAGGCTGTGCGCAGCTTGGGGCCTAAAACTCTGCAATTATGAACTGTTCTTCGAAACACCCTTTCTCTTTAAATTGAGTGGGGACTCTTCTCACGCTTGTCTTGCACAACTTCTTGTTATGATTTATCGCTATGATTACTTCGTTGTTAGAATCTGCTTGTGCGTAGCTACAAGCCATGGAGGAAAAGGCTTTCAACAGTTCCAAGGCCGATTATGTTCTCCTTCGCTGGATcttcaaatttaaaaaatatgttAGCACTGGATGCATTGCCTAAGAACAAATTACGCTTTCTCTCTGTGAAATCGTAATATTGCGATTTTGTAAGCTTTTCTTATTGTGGAACACCAGTTAGCATGGTTGGTGTTTACTGTTCGCCCTTTACTCGTTGTCCTCTGTGACATTATATATGTGACAAGAAGAACAAAGGATAGAGACAACTTTCCACAATCATCCGAAACAATTAGAGACGTTTTGTAAAGTGACGTAGGGGGACGTTTTCTAAGCAATGTATCCTGGCTTCTGGAGCGAGGATAGCAAAGTGCGCAAGCATGCACCGAAGTGGCTGCTTTCCTGTGCTCTTGACATCAATAACTTTAGGCTCATCGCATTTTTGGGCTACTTAAAATATCGATATCAGCTATCAAAATACTAAGTAGTTTAAGAGTGCTCCCGTTTTGCACAGAAGCAATAGTGGGCCTTGGGCTGTACAAATTGCTTACGTCTCCAATACTATATAGGTTAAAATGGTGCTTCTCCACACTCGAGTTAAGATTTGAAGTCTCCAAAAGTCGCAAGAAATTGGACACTGTTCGAGTAGTCTGCTTTGTTGTTTAGTTTTGCGACTTTTAATGCAGGCTTTTTAATATAAAAACAGATGTCAACTGAATAGAAGGATGGCCATTGCGATATTTAAACGCCCCTGAAGAGCAAACGCAGTAAGAAAAACGGGATGTTGTGCTACAAGGTCGGTTCTGCAACATACTGGCTTGTAGAAAGCAGGCTGCAGCACAATACTGGTGCACAATCTGACCATGCGTCTGTAAATACCTTTTATTAATTATTTTGTGTGCTTCAAGACAGAGTAAGCCAGAAGAATCCGCCGTGCCCGCAATGGACGAAGGACAGACACTGTTCCTAGAAACAAAGACACCATGTGGCCCTAGCGGTCATCGTCGATCGACCAGCTCAGTATACATATGCAGATGGTTGTAAACTCGGCGGTTTGGTGCATCTTGAAGACGAAAAAAGCAAATGACAAGAAATTGAAGAATTAAGAAGTACTTCGTCATTTTCTGCTTGCCTTTTGCATCGTGCGCATAGTTTATTTGAAATAACCGACGCAGTGAcggtgaaattggtctgtaggtCCAGAGAACTGTTTTGGTCCAGAGAACTCGTGCCAAAGAAGCGCAAATGTTTGCGCAACGAGTCATTGCGACAACAAACGGTAAGGAAGAAagccttaaagaaaggaaagagctAAAACCGTGATTCTACACACGCTGCTTGCCTTTTGGTCAGTCCAGCACCAATCGGGAAAGCACCCGCTTCGCGGATGTACTCGCCGCCACCGATCTTGTCCAGGCCTCGGCGAGTACCTGAGCCGAGCGATGAGGGAGACAGACCTCGCAGTGCGTACGACAGCATCAGGGACCGGAGAAGCTGGACGTCGTCGGCAGAACGCAGCAACTCTCCGCCGCTGATTTTATcgaggccgcggcggccgcccaGCCCGCGGATGTATTCGCCGGCGTTCAGCTTGTCCAGCGTGCGGGCCCCCTTGGACTgcgacgacgacgaggaggaaGCGGAACTGCCACCAGTCTCGTTACCCAGCACCTCCTGTAGGGATGCAAGCGGGACATGAACAGATTGAGGTGTTTGTGATGTCTCAGGCCACAGCCTTCACACATCGCCCGTCTCGCTTTTACTGACGTCAAACTACTAGACTCAAATGACGGTGTCTGAGAAATGAAGCTGCGATCACGTTGTGGCAGGCTTCTCTGATGCTCCCAGTGATTTTTATTTTGAATCCTTACACTCCATAATAAGCTGATAGTAGTGATCGTTTCGTGTTTACATTTGCAGACAACCCTTGTTTTTTGTGCAAAATTCCCGTGTAGAGGAATGTACCGAAGAGCGATGATCGCCTTAACATTTCAGCAGGTTATCTGAGCAGAGACTTGTATGGCAATACACAGCACACTAGATGCTCGGTCTCCTGCTGGTCCTATCCCTCTaaacaaagaaaagctgtgaAAGTTTTGCACGATTTTTCTTGTCGACAGTGACCTGATTACTAGGTGCTTGTTAATAGTGTGATGCGAGTGACGTAATTTGCGTCTCACGATAACGTTATGACGACTTTATCGTACCATTG
It includes:
- the LOC135915945 gene encoding uncharacterized protein — translated: MASSFAILLLVILSLCSHLNEVLGNETGGSSASSSSSSQSKGARTLDKLNAGEYIRGLGGRRGLDKISGGELLRSADDVQLLRSLMLSYALRGLSPSSLGSGTRRGLDKIGGGEYIREAGAFPIGAGLTKRFDSLSGLTFGGDQLRLQKRGYGHGEFDEIDHAGWPGFYKRNFDEIDRNGFEGFNKRNFDEIDRTGFEGFYKRSGARKK